From a single Arthrobacter sp. SLBN-112 genomic region:
- a CDS encoding HNH endonuclease signature motif containing protein: MEIGAGTAAVMEGVHASVAALDALDREDSYLAAGAGVGTDVDVLRQRYEIRLERLEVSSRLRAQLAAVEAQDAAECVGFQQALLAPDAPVHERTYVEMSAVEEIAGVLTISFGAAGAFVEQSRRVCGLPPLLGALSAGDLSWQHAKIIADETEGLTPDGAAALIAHFFDPDAPNPARGAAPGELVPSRFRAKVRNWRERHHPETLEKRHAKGVADRRMEYTPDRDGMAWISLCLPGDTACAIWNRTTATARGLQGPDESRTITQLRPDIAASLLLGAGSATEAGPMEIGNVPTPRADVLVMVPVCSLLGLTDEPAELDGYGPIPASMARRLIADGAESFYRVLVDPRDGVPLEIGRTRYRLTETLKQWIRMRDGKCTFPGCSNRTPDNETDHLTAWDHGGRTDVRNLAQLCPRHHRLKHARPWIPEPATENCSPGWTSPTGRHYKPEHPDPEPPHWPLGLFPMPAVTHCVDARPEDLPPWEPDDDQLIDLNDLSPEDPVWAEFFTKPFVLSV, from the coding sequence ATGGAAATCGGCGCAGGCACGGCAGCAGTGATGGAGGGTGTTCATGCCTCCGTTGCCGCCCTCGATGCGCTGGACCGTGAGGACTCTTACCTGGCCGCCGGGGCAGGTGTTGGTACTGACGTGGACGTTTTGCGGCAGCGATACGAGATCCGGCTGGAACGGCTGGAAGTCTCGTCCCGTTTGAGGGCGCAGCTGGCCGCCGTGGAAGCCCAGGACGCGGCGGAGTGCGTTGGGTTCCAGCAGGCACTGCTTGCCCCGGACGCCCCGGTGCACGAACGCACGTACGTGGAGATGTCAGCGGTGGAGGAAATCGCCGGGGTCCTGACGATCAGTTTCGGCGCTGCCGGGGCGTTCGTGGAGCAGTCCCGGCGGGTGTGCGGCCTCCCGCCACTCCTGGGCGCCTTGTCCGCCGGAGACCTCTCCTGGCAGCACGCCAAAATCATTGCCGACGAAACCGAAGGCCTCACCCCCGACGGCGCCGCCGCGTTAATAGCCCACTTCTTCGACCCTGATGCCCCCAACCCGGCCCGCGGCGCCGCACCCGGGGAACTCGTTCCCTCCCGGTTCCGCGCCAAGGTCCGTAACTGGCGGGAACGCCACCACCCCGAAACCCTGGAGAAGCGCCACGCCAAAGGCGTCGCGGACCGGCGGATGGAATACACCCCGGACCGCGACGGCATGGCCTGGATCTCGCTCTGCCTTCCCGGCGACACCGCCTGCGCCATCTGGAACCGCACCACCGCCACCGCCCGCGGCCTCCAAGGCCCCGATGAGTCCCGCACCATCACCCAACTCCGCCCCGACATCGCAGCATCCCTGCTCCTCGGCGCAGGCAGCGCCACCGAGGCAGGCCCCATGGAGATAGGCAATGTCCCCACGCCGCGTGCGGACGTGCTGGTCATGGTCCCTGTGTGCTCCCTGCTCGGCCTCACCGACGAACCCGCAGAACTGGACGGTTATGGGCCCATTCCGGCATCCATGGCCCGCCGGCTCATCGCGGACGGCGCGGAGTCGTTTTATCGGGTCCTGGTCGACCCCCGCGACGGGGTCCCGTTGGAGATCGGCCGCACCCGCTACCGGCTCACCGAAACCCTCAAACAATGGATCCGCATGCGGGACGGAAAATGCACGTTCCCCGGTTGCAGCAACCGCACCCCGGACAATGAGACCGACCACCTCACCGCCTGGGACCACGGCGGTAGAACAGATGTCCGGAACCTGGCGCAGCTCTGCCCAAGGCACCACCGGCTCAAGCACGCCCGGCCATGGATCCCGGAGCCCGCGACGGAAAACTGCTCTCCGGGCTGGACCTCACCCACCGGCCGCCACTACAAACCCGAACACCCCGACCCCGAACCACCCCACTGGCCGCTGGGACTTTTCCCGATGCCCGCTGTAACCCATTGCGTCGACGCCCGCCCCGAAGACCTCCCACCGTGGGAACCGGACGACGACCAACTCATTGACCTGAACGACCTCTCACCCGAGGACCCCGTGTGGGCGGAGTTCTTCACCAAACCGTTCGTGCTGTCCGTCTAA
- the guaB gene encoding IMP dehydrogenase has translation MTEPQHDPFGFIGLTYDDVLLLPGHTDVIPSEADTSSRISKRITVQTPLLSAAMDTVTESRMAIAMARQGGLGVVHRNLSIADQADQVDRVKRSESGMITNPLTIRPEATLRELDDLCAHYRVSGLPVVDEDNRLLGIVTNRDTRFVPESDFPLRLVSDVMTKMPLVTGHVGISREEASHKLATNKIEKLPLVDDQGRLKGLITTKDFTKAEQYPLATKDDEGRLRVGAAIGFFGDGWERAMALVDAGVDALFVDTANGHSQGVLDMIRRLKSDPVAAHVDIIGGQAATREGAQALIDAGADGIKVGVGPGSICTTRVVAGVGVPQITAIYESAKAAIPAGVPLIADGGLQYSGDIGKALVAGADTVMLGSLLAGCDESPGELIFVNGKQFKSYRGMGSLGAMQSRGKNTSYSKDRYFQADVSGDDKLIPEGIEGRVAYRGPLSSVAYQLVGGLRQTMFYTGAPTIPELKARGKFVRITSAGLKESHPHDIQMTVEAPNYGSR, from the coding sequence ATGACCGAGCCCCAACACGACCCCTTTGGCTTTATCGGCCTGACTTACGACGATGTCCTGCTCCTGCCGGGCCACACCGACGTCATCCCGTCGGAGGCGGACACCTCCTCGCGGATCTCCAAGCGGATCACCGTGCAGACCCCGCTGCTTTCCGCCGCCATGGATACCGTCACCGAATCCCGCATGGCCATCGCCATGGCACGGCAGGGCGGCCTGGGCGTGGTGCACCGCAACCTGTCCATCGCCGACCAGGCCGACCAGGTTGACCGCGTCAAGCGGAGCGAATCCGGGATGATCACCAACCCGCTGACCATTCGCCCCGAAGCCACGCTGCGTGAACTTGATGATCTCTGCGCCCACTACCGCGTTTCCGGCCTGCCCGTGGTGGACGAGGACAACCGCCTCCTGGGCATCGTCACCAACCGCGACACCCGCTTCGTCCCCGAATCGGACTTCCCGCTGCGGCTTGTCAGCGACGTCATGACCAAGATGCCCCTGGTTACGGGGCACGTGGGGATCAGCCGTGAGGAAGCCTCGCACAAGCTGGCAACCAACAAGATCGAGAAGCTCCCGCTGGTGGACGACCAGGGCCGGCTCAAGGGCCTGATCACCACCAAGGACTTCACCAAGGCCGAGCAGTACCCGCTGGCCACCAAGGACGACGAAGGCCGCCTCCGCGTGGGTGCCGCCATCGGATTCTTCGGTGACGGTTGGGAGCGGGCCATGGCACTGGTGGACGCCGGCGTCGACGCACTGTTCGTGGACACCGCCAACGGCCACTCCCAGGGAGTGCTGGACATGATCCGCCGGCTGAAGTCGGACCCCGTCGCCGCGCACGTGGACATTATCGGCGGCCAGGCCGCCACCCGCGAAGGCGCCCAGGCACTGATCGACGCCGGTGCCGACGGCATCAAGGTGGGCGTGGGTCCCGGATCCATCTGCACCACCCGCGTAGTGGCCGGCGTGGGCGTCCCGCAGATCACCGCCATCTACGAATCCGCCAAGGCTGCCATCCCGGCCGGCGTGCCGCTGATCGCCGACGGCGGCCTGCAGTACTCGGGCGACATCGGCAAGGCGCTGGTGGCCGGAGCCGACACCGTCATGCTGGGCTCGCTCCTGGCCGGCTGCGACGAGTCCCCGGGCGAGCTGATCTTCGTCAACGGCAAGCAGTTCAAGTCCTACCGCGGCATGGGCTCCCTGGGCGCCATGCAGTCGCGCGGCAAGAACACGTCCTACTCGAAGGACCGCTACTTCCAGGCCGACGTGTCCGGCGACGACAAGCTGATCCCCGAAGGCATCGAAGGCCGCGTGGCTTACCGCGGCCCCCTTTCCTCCGTGGCCTACCAGCTGGTGGGCGGCCTGCGCCAGACCATGTTCTACACCGGCGCGCCGACAATCCCCGAACTGAAGGCCCGCGGCAAGTTTGTCCGGATTACTTCTGCCGGGCTGAAGGAATCGCACCCGCACGACATCCAGATGACCGTGGAGGCGCCGAACTACGGTTCCCGCTAG
- a CDS encoding acyltransferase family protein: MTETPKAPAPKSGAAIRKRKPTFRPEVQGLRALAVLMVVAYHVWLGRVSGGVDIFLLISAFLLTLSFVRKAESGHPFRLLAHWLHLFKRLLPAAVVVILGVLAGTWLILPQGRWPQVLDQAWASLLYRQNWLLADTAVDYYAQDHAGASPLQHFWSLSIQGQVFILWPLIFAATAAVLTLLRRVPRLQGLTYRGLLAVVFGAVLVVSLAYSIDQTASNQAYAYFDTRARLWEFALGSLLALVLPYLKPGRIVRVALGWAGLAAMVSCGLVLTVDRSFPGYVALWPTLAAAAIIIAGQTGCRFGVDRLLSSRPAVALGDNSYALYLWHWPVLVLALAATGVEAPNLKQGLGIVGASIVLAVLTTRFVEKPLRDWHWPKLRAWRTAVVIVACGALLAGPVAVWQTSLTAEESATAAQPRELTPGARALTPENESTPAPRARTIPGPTALNNDWAGIDSPCTGANATSDPILEGCRQELPEEPATRRIVVLGDSHAQQYLAALAPVAAARGWELVTLLMPACRFGAESETRNAECNAYNKSSSAYVLEHRPDAVFTVASLTHEDTPFETEVPGYLDGVKPFADAGIEIVGIRDNPRFTFNMPQCAQRNGADAPACNPPLAESLVEPSPLENYRGKLPGLHLMDMSDFICARGVCPAVVGNVYVYKDDNHLTRTYVETMIPMFEQRLLAATGWN; encoded by the coding sequence ATAACGGAAACCCCGAAGGCACCTGCACCAAAGTCCGGTGCCGCGATCAGGAAACGAAAACCAACCTTCCGCCCCGAAGTCCAGGGGCTCCGGGCCCTGGCTGTCCTGATGGTGGTGGCCTACCATGTCTGGCTGGGGCGCGTCTCCGGCGGCGTGGATATCTTCCTGCTGATTTCGGCTTTCCTGCTCACCCTGTCCTTCGTCCGCAAGGCAGAATCGGGCCACCCATTCCGCCTGCTGGCGCACTGGCTGCACCTTTTCAAGCGCCTGCTGCCCGCCGCCGTCGTGGTGATCCTCGGAGTCCTGGCGGGCACCTGGCTGATCCTGCCGCAGGGCCGCTGGCCGCAGGTGCTGGACCAGGCCTGGGCATCGCTGCTGTACCGGCAGAACTGGCTCCTGGCAGACACTGCCGTGGACTACTACGCGCAGGACCATGCGGGAGCCAGCCCGCTGCAGCACTTCTGGTCCCTGTCCATCCAGGGCCAGGTGTTCATCCTGTGGCCGCTGATCTTTGCCGCCACCGCTGCCGTGCTGACCCTGCTGCGCCGGGTTCCCCGCCTGCAGGGGCTCACCTATCGAGGGTTGTTGGCCGTGGTCTTTGGCGCTGTGCTGGTGGTCTCGCTGGCCTACTCCATTGACCAGACCGCCAGCAACCAGGCGTACGCATACTTCGATACCCGCGCCCGGCTCTGGGAGTTTGCGCTGGGATCCTTGCTGGCGTTGGTGCTGCCCTACCTGAAGCCCGGGCGCATAGTGAGGGTGGCGCTGGGCTGGGCCGGACTGGCAGCCATGGTGTCCTGCGGGCTGGTACTGACCGTCGACAGGTCCTTCCCCGGGTACGTGGCGCTGTGGCCCACGCTGGCTGCGGCCGCCATCATCATTGCCGGGCAAACGGGCTGCCGCTTCGGTGTGGACCGGCTCCTCAGCAGCCGTCCCGCCGTCGCCCTGGGTGACAACTCCTACGCCCTGTACCTCTGGCACTGGCCCGTTCTGGTGCTGGCGCTCGCGGCCACCGGCGTGGAGGCGCCCAACCTCAAGCAGGGATTGGGCATCGTCGGCGCCTCCATCGTGCTCGCTGTCCTCACGACCCGCTTTGTTGAAAAGCCGCTGCGCGACTGGCACTGGCCCAAGCTCCGCGCCTGGCGGACCGCCGTCGTCATTGTTGCCTGCGGCGCACTGCTGGCCGGACCCGTAGCCGTCTGGCAGACGTCGCTCACCGCGGAGGAAAGCGCGACGGCGGCCCAGCCCCGTGAGCTCACGCCCGGGGCCCGTGCGCTCACCCCGGAGAACGAAAGCACGCCCGCGCCCAGGGCTCGAACCATCCCCGGGCCCACCGCCCTGAACAATGACTGGGCCGGCATCGACTCGCCCTGCACCGGTGCCAATGCCACCAGCGACCCCATCCTGGAGGGGTGCCGGCAGGAGCTTCCGGAGGAACCGGCCACCAGGCGCATCGTGGTGCTGGGGGACTCCCATGCCCAGCAGTACCTGGCCGCGCTGGCTCCAGTGGCGGCCGCGCGTGGCTGGGAACTGGTGACCCTGCTGATGCCCGCGTGCCGGTTCGGCGCCGAATCGGAGACCAGGAATGCCGAATGCAACGCCTACAACAAGTCCAGCTCCGCCTACGTGCTGGAACACCGCCCGGATGCGGTGTTCACCGTGGCGTCGCTGACCCATGAGGATACCCCGTTCGAAACCGAAGTGCCCGGATACCTGGACGGCGTGAAGCCGTTCGCTGACGCGGGAATCGAGATCGTGGGCATCCGCGACAATCCGCGGTTCACCTTCAACATGCCCCAGTGCGCCCAGCGGAACGGTGCCGACGCGCCTGCCTGCAACCCGCCGCTGGCCGAATCGCTGGTGGAGCCGTCGCCGTTGGAGAATTACCGGGGCAAGCTGCCGGGGCTGCACCTGATGGACATGAGCGACTTCATCTGTGCCCGGGGCGTCTGCCCTGCCGTGGTGGGAAACGTGTACGTCTACAAGGACGACAACCACCTCACCAGGACTTATGTGGAGACCATGATCCCCATGTTCGAGCAACGGCTGCTGGCTGCGACCGGCTGGAACTGA
- a CDS encoding DUF389 domain-containing protein, which translates to MVVQLRICVPSDLSAVTLKTCREQRGAAEVALVPGASVVPQGDVIEVLIARESVEELLEKLEILKVQDVGSIAMSAPEFVLSRNADRAEQAAPGDGADAVIWDDVTRQTGEDSRLTWNFVAFLVLATQLAGIGIVTDSPIAIVGAMAVGPEFGPLAALAVSLATRQWKLGRRAAVALCVGFPVAMLLAALTAWLSVPLGLFPRDALDKGSAVEFIYHPGPYSMIVAVLAGIAGMLSIIGRRSAALIGVFISVTTVPAAGYVAVALVLGEYQKAAGSALQLLLNLVGIVVAALAVLLFYRMVYRRVPHGVARSLRRQRTRSRG; encoded by the coding sequence GTGGTTGTCCAGCTGCGGATTTGCGTGCCCTCGGACCTGTCCGCCGTGACCCTGAAGACGTGCCGTGAGCAGCGGGGCGCGGCAGAAGTTGCCCTGGTTCCGGGCGCGTCCGTGGTGCCTCAGGGCGACGTCATCGAGGTCCTGATCGCCCGGGAGTCGGTGGAGGAACTGCTTGAGAAGCTGGAGATCCTGAAGGTCCAGGACGTGGGCTCCATAGCCATGAGCGCACCGGAATTCGTCCTTTCCAGGAATGCCGACCGCGCGGAACAGGCTGCGCCCGGGGACGGCGCAGACGCGGTGATCTGGGATGACGTGACCCGGCAAACGGGCGAGGATTCCCGCCTGACGTGGAACTTCGTTGCCTTCCTGGTATTGGCAACCCAGCTCGCCGGGATCGGCATCGTGACGGACTCCCCTATTGCCATTGTGGGGGCCATGGCGGTGGGGCCTGAGTTCGGGCCGCTGGCCGCCCTGGCCGTCTCGCTTGCCACCCGTCAGTGGAAGCTTGGCCGGCGGGCGGCTGTTGCGCTGTGTGTTGGCTTCCCGGTTGCCATGCTACTGGCGGCACTGACGGCATGGCTATCGGTGCCGCTCGGTCTTTTCCCGCGCGATGCGTTGGACAAGGGCTCCGCGGTGGAATTCATCTACCATCCGGGCCCGTATTCAATGATTGTGGCCGTCCTGGCAGGGATCGCCGGGATGCTCTCCATCATCGGCCGGCGCTCCGCGGCCCTGATCGGCGTCTTCATCTCGGTAACCACCGTGCCGGCGGCGGGATACGTTGCGGTGGCCTTGGTCCTTGGTGAATACCAGAAGGCGGCCGGCTCTGCCCTCCAACTGCTGCTCAACCTCGTGGGCATCGTGGTGGCCGCCCTGGCGGTTTTGCTCTTTTACCGGATGGTTTACAGGCGGGTGCCCCACGGTGTGGCGCGGAGCCTCAGGCGGCAGCGGACAAGGAGCCGCGGTTAG
- a CDS encoding flavin-containing monooxygenase, whose protein sequence is MNNDDVSGTLDTMIIGGGQAGLALGYYLQRQKRAFLILDACPRTGDSWRRRWDSLRVFTPAKYDGLPGLAFPADPLSFPAKDELADYLERYAAEFHLPVRQGIRVERLWREGDRYVAASNGHRWEARNVVVATGAERVAKIPDFASRLSPSLVQFHSSNYRNPGQLQDGPVLVVGLGNSGAEIALEVSRTHPTLVAGKPGGELPVKHGRAAARYVLPLVRFAGLYVLNVGTPIGRRAIPALKAHGAPLIRTKSKDLAAAGVRLVPRVRGVEGGVPVLEDGSRPQIANVIWCTGFRADFAWLDPDLLDNGGMPRQQRGVALDSPGLFFLGQDFMYAVASATLPGVCRDARHLAAKMPAPANRGSLSAAA, encoded by the coding sequence ATGAACAACGACGACGTCTCCGGCACGCTGGACACGATGATCATCGGTGGCGGCCAGGCCGGTCTTGCCTTGGGGTATTACCTGCAACGGCAAAAACGCGCCTTCCTGATTCTGGACGCCTGCCCCAGGACCGGGGACTCCTGGCGGCGGCGCTGGGATTCGCTGCGGGTTTTTACACCCGCCAAATACGACGGTCTTCCCGGACTGGCTTTTCCTGCCGATCCGCTGTCCTTCCCTGCCAAGGACGAACTGGCGGACTACCTCGAACGGTACGCGGCGGAATTCCACCTGCCGGTCCGGCAAGGCATCCGTGTCGAGCGGCTCTGGCGGGAAGGGGACCGGTACGTTGCCGCGTCAAACGGCCATCGGTGGGAGGCCCGGAATGTGGTGGTGGCCACGGGTGCTGAACGGGTGGCCAAAATTCCGGACTTCGCTTCCCGGCTTTCCCCCTCTCTTGTCCAGTTCCATTCGAGCAACTATCGGAACCCCGGGCAGCTGCAGGACGGGCCCGTTCTGGTGGTTGGGCTGGGTAACTCCGGTGCTGAAATAGCCCTGGAAGTCAGCCGGACCCATCCCACCCTCGTGGCAGGCAAACCCGGCGGAGAGCTCCCCGTGAAGCACGGACGTGCGGCGGCACGCTATGTCCTGCCGCTGGTCCGGTTTGCCGGCCTGTACGTGCTGAATGTCGGCACACCCATCGGGCGCAGGGCCATACCCGCACTCAAAGCACATGGTGCACCCCTGATCCGGACGAAGTCCAAAGACCTTGCTGCCGCCGGGGTGCGGTTGGTTCCCCGGGTCAGGGGGGTGGAGGGCGGCGTGCCCGTCCTTGAGGATGGCAGCCGGCCGCAAATCGCCAACGTGATCTGGTGCACCGGGTTCCGTGCGGACTTCGCCTGGCTGGATCCGGACCTGCTCGATAACGGGGGAATGCCCCGGCAGCAACGCGGGGTAGCGTTGGATTCGCCCGGCCTGTTCTTCCTGGGACAGGACTTCATGTACGCGGTGGCTTCAGCGACGCTTCCGGGGGTGTGCCGGGATGCGCGTCACCTGGCCGCGAAGATGCCGGCCCCGGCTAACCGCGGCTCCTTGTCCGCTGCCGCCTGA
- a CDS encoding helix-turn-helix transcriptional regulator, with the protein MSAETGIDKGRSAFREHRWGDASKSYAEADRHGGLPAADLERLGTSGILTGDIVAGLETLTRAHEEYLVMGDVEGAARCAGWMGMHLMFMGERVRAGGWFARGRRLADELAEPGAVQGLLLLPDGLGKLYGGDPAGALEVFSRVAEYGQRFHDKDLSALGLLGTGQATLMLGHPDKGLAMFDEAMVAVTAGEVSPVPSGIIYCAVIGNCHLAFDLARALAWTTALDRWCSERPDMVPFSGQCHAHRAELFRLHGAWPEALQAAAVAQGYSTRGDPQALYGAYYQQGEIQRLTGNLAAAEASYRHAAGSGYEPQPGLALLCLARDEVQQAQSMIRRAIGVADVATRRHLLPALVEIELASSAPEAARRGADELGAFARECPMPMVRALASQADGGVLLSEDDPVGASQALRQAWKLWLELGVPYEAARCRVLIGCACRNLGDEPSALMDFEAAHREFLELGAAPAAAWTGSLLREAQGSPGGADGPLTPREVEVLRLVASGMGNRAIAAELYLSEKTVARHLSNIFLKLGLPSRTAATSYAYEHGIVG; encoded by the coding sequence GTGTCAGCTGAAACGGGCATAGACAAAGGCAGGTCCGCCTTCCGCGAGCACCGCTGGGGCGATGCTTCCAAGAGCTACGCGGAGGCGGACAGGCACGGCGGTCTTCCCGCTGCCGACCTGGAGCGGCTGGGCACGTCCGGAATCCTGACCGGGGACATCGTCGCTGGCCTGGAAACGCTAACCCGCGCCCACGAGGAGTATCTTGTGATGGGCGACGTCGAGGGTGCCGCACGGTGCGCGGGCTGGATGGGCATGCACCTGATGTTCATGGGGGAAAGGGTACGCGCCGGAGGGTGGTTCGCCCGTGGCCGGCGGCTCGCTGACGAACTGGCGGAGCCCGGCGCAGTGCAGGGCCTCCTGCTCCTCCCCGACGGTTTGGGCAAACTTTACGGCGGTGATCCGGCGGGTGCCCTGGAGGTATTCTCCCGCGTTGCCGAGTACGGCCAGCGGTTCCACGACAAAGACCTCTCCGCGCTGGGCCTGCTCGGCACCGGCCAGGCCACCTTGATGCTGGGCCACCCGGACAAGGGACTCGCCATGTTCGATGAGGCCATGGTTGCCGTCACGGCAGGTGAAGTCTCCCCGGTCCCCTCGGGAATCATCTACTGCGCGGTCATCGGCAATTGCCACCTTGCATTCGACCTGGCAAGGGCGCTGGCCTGGACAACTGCCCTTGACCGCTGGTGCAGTGAACGGCCTGACATGGTTCCATTCAGTGGCCAGTGCCACGCGCACCGTGCCGAGCTCTTCCGGCTGCACGGTGCGTGGCCGGAGGCCCTGCAAGCCGCGGCCGTGGCCCAAGGGTACTCAACCCGCGGTGATCCGCAGGCCCTGTACGGCGCTTACTACCAGCAGGGCGAAATCCAGCGGCTGACCGGAAACCTGGCGGCCGCCGAGGCTTCGTACCGCCACGCGGCCGGAAGCGGCTATGAGCCCCAACCCGGGCTGGCCCTCCTGTGCCTGGCCCGTGATGAAGTGCAACAGGCCCAATCGATGATCCGCAGGGCCATCGGTGTGGCGGACGTGGCCACCCGCCGGCACCTGTTGCCGGCCCTGGTGGAGATCGAACTTGCCTCATCCGCCCCTGAAGCGGCGCGGCGTGGTGCCGACGAGTTGGGAGCTTTTGCGCGCGAATGCCCCATGCCGATGGTGCGTGCCCTTGCCAGCCAGGCCGACGGCGGGGTCCTCCTCTCCGAGGACGATCCGGTGGGTGCCTCGCAAGCCCTGCGGCAGGCTTGGAAACTGTGGCTGGAGCTCGGTGTGCCGTACGAGGCAGCCCGATGCCGGGTTCTCATTGGGTGTGCGTGCCGGAACCTCGGTGATGAGCCTTCAGCGTTGATGGATTTCGAGGCGGCGCATCGGGAGTTCCTGGAACTGGGTGCGGCTCCAGCCGCAGCGTGGACTGGGAGCCTCCTGCGGGAGGCCCAGGGCAGTCCGGGCGGTGCTGACGGGCCGTTGACACCACGGGAAGTGGAAGTGCTGCGGCTGGTTGCCTCGGGGATGGGAAACCGCGCCATTGCCGCGGAGCTGTACCTCAGCGAAAAGACCGTGGCACGCCATCTGAGCAACATCTTCCTCAAGCTGGGCCTGCCCTCCAGGACGGCTGCAACCAGTTACGCCTATGAGCACGGAATAGTCGGTTGA
- a CDS encoding ATP-dependent DNA ligase, translating into MLLLELVKTAEAVTSTRSRLAKVDALAQLLGRLEPAEIPTAVGWLVAKPRQGRVGVGWSAVAAAKEEPAVEPTLTVADLDAALDRLLATAGTGSGAGRAATLGKLMAAATAPEQSFIAGVLLGELRTGALEGVLTDAVARAAAKPVAAVRRAAMLSGDLGGTALLAITGTEAELDAVGLMVGRPVQPMLAATASSPSAALEATGEASVEYKLDGARIQVHRAGDDVSIFTRNLADVTHRLPEVVEVVRGLPLQDVILDGETLALDEEGGPRPFQETMARFGADAVRETVLHPWFFDVLHLDGRDLLDEPLSARISELERIAPEHRIPGEVTADPAVAERVSQEALAAGHEGVVVKAIGSTYAAGRRGSNWVKVKPVLTYDLVVLACEWGSGRRTGTLSNLHLGALDPDGEFGEPGGYVMVGKTFKGLTDELLRWQTERFQELEVRRTSGTVWVQPVTVVEIAIDGVQQSPRYPGGIALRFARVKRYRDDKAPAEADTIQTLRGLLRS; encoded by the coding sequence ATGCTGCTCCTTGAGCTCGTCAAAACCGCGGAGGCCGTCACCTCCACCCGTTCCCGGCTGGCGAAAGTGGATGCGCTGGCCCAGTTGCTGGGCCGGCTTGAGCCGGCGGAGATCCCGACGGCGGTGGGCTGGCTCGTTGCCAAGCCCCGCCAGGGACGCGTGGGCGTCGGCTGGAGCGCCGTGGCAGCGGCCAAGGAGGAACCCGCCGTCGAGCCAACCCTCACCGTGGCCGACCTTGACGCCGCCCTTGACCGCCTGCTTGCCACGGCAGGTACCGGATCGGGCGCCGGGCGCGCAGCCACACTGGGGAAGCTGATGGCGGCGGCAACCGCGCCGGAGCAGTCATTCATCGCCGGGGTCCTCCTTGGCGAGCTTCGCACCGGAGCCCTGGAGGGCGTGCTGACGGATGCCGTTGCGCGCGCTGCCGCGAAGCCCGTTGCCGCCGTACGCCGCGCTGCCATGCTTTCCGGGGACCTGGGTGGAACCGCCCTGCTGGCCATTACCGGCACCGAAGCCGAGCTCGACGCCGTCGGCCTGATGGTGGGCCGTCCCGTGCAGCCCATGCTCGCGGCGACCGCATCCAGCCCCAGTGCAGCCTTGGAAGCGACCGGGGAGGCGTCGGTGGAATACAAGCTCGACGGCGCCCGCATCCAAGTGCACCGGGCCGGCGACGATGTCAGCATCTTCACCCGCAACCTCGCCGACGTCACGCACCGGCTCCCCGAGGTGGTGGAGGTAGTGCGCGGACTTCCGCTGCAGGACGTGATCCTTGACGGTGAAACCCTGGCCCTGGACGAGGAAGGCGGCCCGCGGCCGTTCCAGGAAACCATGGCGCGCTTTGGTGCGGATGCGGTGCGCGAAACGGTGCTGCATCCGTGGTTCTTCGACGTGCTGCACCTCGATGGGCGGGACCTGCTCGACGAGCCGCTGTCCGCCCGGATCAGTGAGCTCGAGCGTATAGCGCCCGAGCACCGGATACCGGGAGAGGTCACGGCTGATCCGGCCGTCGCGGAGCGGGTGTCGCAGGAGGCGCTTGCCGCCGGACATGAAGGCGTCGTGGTGAAGGCGATCGGGTCCACCTATGCGGCCGGCCGGCGCGGGTCCAACTGGGTGAAGGTCAAGCCCGTGCTGACGTACGACCTGGTGGTGCTCGCCTGCGAATGGGGATCCGGACGCCGCACCGGGACGCTGTCCAACCTGCACCTGGGCGCCCTTGACCCTGACGGGGAGTTCGGTGAACCTGGCGGCTACGTGATGGTGGGCAAGACCTTCAAGGGCCTCACTGACGAATTGCTGCGGTGGCAGACGGAAAGGTTCCAGGAGCTTGAGGTGCGGCGCACTTCCGGCACCGTGTGGGTGCAGCCTGTCACCGTCGTCGAAATCGCCATCGACGGCGTGCAGCAGTCCCCGCGGTACCCGGGCGGCATCGCCCTGAGGTTTGCCCGGGTCAAGCGCTACCGCGACGACAAGGCTCCGGCGGAAGCGGACACCATCCAGACCCTGCGCGGCCTGCTTCGTTCATAG